From a single Anomaloglossus baeobatrachus isolate aAnoBae1 chromosome 8, aAnoBae1.hap1, whole genome shotgun sequence genomic region:
- the RNF2 gene encoding E3 ubiquitin-protein ligase RING2 isoform X2, with protein MSQAVQTNGAQPLSKTWELSLYELQRTPQEAITDGLEIVVSPRSLHSELMCPICLDMLKNTMTTKECLHRFCADCIITALRSGNKECPTCRKKLVSKRSLRPDPNFDALISKIYPSRDEYEAHQERVLARISKHNNQQALSHSIEEGLKIQALNRLQRGKKQQVENGSGAEDNADSSHCSNASVHSNQEAGPSNKRTKTSDDSGLELDTNTEAVTMDPALDGSSEIELVFRPHPTLMEKDDNAQTRYIKTSGNATVDHLSKYLAVRLALEEFRSKGETNQMSLNTASEKQYTIYIATANGQFTVLNGSFSLELVSEKYWKVNKPMELYYAPTKEHK; from the exons ATGTCTCAGGCTGTCCAAACCAACGGTGCTCAACCTCTGAGCAAAACCTGGGAGCTGAGCCTCTACGAGCTGCAGAGGACACCGCAG GAAGCGATTACAGATGGCTTAGAAATCGTAGTGTCACCGAGAAGCCTGCACAGCGAGCTGATGTGCCCCATCTGCCTGGACATGCTGAAGAACACCATGACCACCAAGGAATGTCTGCACCGCTTCTGTGCCGACTGCATCATCACCGCCCTCAGGAGCGG AAATAAGGAGTGTCCGACATGTCGTAAAAAACTGGTATCCAAAAGATCACTACGACCAGACCCAAACTTTGATGCCCTGATAAGCAAAATCTATCCAAGCCGAGATGAATATGAAGCTCATCAGGAAAGAGTTCTGGCCAGGATCAGCAAACATAACAATCAGCAAGCGCTAAGCCATAGTATTGAGGAGGGCCTTAAAATCCAAGCCTTGAACAG GTTACAAAGAGGTAAAAAGCAGCAGGTGGAGAATGGGAGTGGGGCAGAGGACAACGCAGACAGTTCCCACTGCAGTAATGCTTCTGTACATAGCAATCAGGAAGCGGGGCCGAGCAACAAGAGGACCAAAACGTCCGATGATTCGGGGTTAGAGCTGGACACGAACACTGAAGCTGTTACTATGGATCCTGCGCTGGATGGATCCAGTGAGATCGAGTTGGTGTTTAGACCGCACCCTACACTGATGGAGAAAGATGACAATGCCCAGACTCG GTACATAAAGACTTCTGGAAATGCTACAGTTGATCATTTATCCAAGTACTTGGCGGTAAGGTTGGCACTTGAAGAATTTCGAAGTAAAGGAGAGACAAACCAAATGAGTCTGAACACGGCCAGTGAAAAACAGTACACCATATATATTGCTACAGCCAATGGGCAATTTACA GTGCTAAATGGTTCATTTTCCTTGGAACTAGTCAGTGAAAAGTACTGGAAGGTGAATAAACCAATGGAACTTTACTATGCTCCAACTAAGGAGCACAAGTAG
- the RNF2 gene encoding E3 ubiquitin-protein ligase RING2 isoform X1: protein MSQAVQTNGAQPLSKTWELSLYELQRTPQEAITDGLEIVVSPRSLHSELMCPICLDMLKNTMTTKECLHRFCADCIITALRSGNKECPTCRKKLVSKRSLRPDPNFDALISKIYPSRDEYEAHQERVLARISKHNNQQALSHSIEEGLKIQALNRLQRGKKQQVENGSGAEDNADSSHCSNASVHSNQEAGPSNKRTKTSDDSGLELDTNTEAVTMDPALDGSSEIELVFRPHPTLMEKDDNAQTRVSLLVTAAYTHGSVSPNEDSEKEILRYIKTSGNATVDHLSKYLAVRLALEEFRSKGETNQMSLNTASEKQYTIYIATANGQFTVLNGSFSLELVSEKYWKVNKPMELYYAPTKEHK from the exons ATGTCTCAGGCTGTCCAAACCAACGGTGCTCAACCTCTGAGCAAAACCTGGGAGCTGAGCCTCTACGAGCTGCAGAGGACACCGCAG GAAGCGATTACAGATGGCTTAGAAATCGTAGTGTCACCGAGAAGCCTGCACAGCGAGCTGATGTGCCCCATCTGCCTGGACATGCTGAAGAACACCATGACCACCAAGGAATGTCTGCACCGCTTCTGTGCCGACTGCATCATCACCGCCCTCAGGAGCGG AAATAAGGAGTGTCCGACATGTCGTAAAAAACTGGTATCCAAAAGATCACTACGACCAGACCCAAACTTTGATGCCCTGATAAGCAAAATCTATCCAAGCCGAGATGAATATGAAGCTCATCAGGAAAGAGTTCTGGCCAGGATCAGCAAACATAACAATCAGCAAGCGCTAAGCCATAGTATTGAGGAGGGCCTTAAAATCCAAGCCTTGAACAG GTTACAAAGAGGTAAAAAGCAGCAGGTGGAGAATGGGAGTGGGGCAGAGGACAACGCAGACAGTTCCCACTGCAGTAATGCTTCTGTACATAGCAATCAGGAAGCGGGGCCGAGCAACAAGAGGACCAAAACGTCCGATGATTCGGGGTTAGAGCTGGACACGAACACTGAAGCTGTTACTATGGATCCTGCGCTGGATGGATCCAGTGAGATCGAGTTGGTGTTTAGACCGCACCCTACACTGATGGAGAAAGATGACAATGCCCAGACTCG tgtcagcctcctagtgacagcagcatacacccacggttctgtgtccccaaatgaagactcagagaaagagattttacg GTACATAAAGACTTCTGGAAATGCTACAGTTGATCATTTATCCAAGTACTTGGCGGTAAGGTTGGCACTTGAAGAATTTCGAAGTAAAGGAGAGACAAACCAAATGAGTCTGAACACGGCCAGTGAAAAACAGTACACCATATATATTGCTACAGCCAATGGGCAATTTACA GTGCTAAATGGTTCATTTTCCTTGGAACTAGTCAGTGAAAAGTACTGGAAGGTGAATAAACCAATGGAACTTTACTATGCTCCAACTAAGGAGCACAAGTAG